The bacterium DNA segment GAAATTTTTCCTCGGCGGCCCGGCTCGGCGCCGGCACCCTGCCCTATTTGGCGCCGGAGCGCTGGCAGGGAAAGAATCTGCCGGCCAGCGACCTCTTCTCGCTCGGCACTCTCTTCTACGAAGCCTTCGCCGGCAAGCATCCCCGGGCCTCGAGCCGCAGCTTGAGCGAAATGCTCCGGTCGCCGGCCCGGCCCTTGCTCGAAGCCGCGCCCCGACTGAAAGACGGCTTCGGTTTGGCCGCCCGGACCATCGACCGGATGATTCAGAGCGAACCCCAGCGCCGTTGGACCAGCGCCGCCGAAGCTCTCGAAGCCCTGAGCGGACTTTCCGATCGGGGCGGAACCGTGGTGGCCGAACATCACTCGATCCGGATGTTCGGCGCCGAAGCGGCCTTCGCCCGACTCGTCCAGGCCCTGGCTCGGTGGCCCCAGGGTTCGGCCTGGCTTTGGCTGCATGGCATCGGCGGAGTCGGCAAAACTCGCTTCCTCCGCGAGGCCGCCTTCCAATGCGCCCTGCGCGGAATCCCGGTGCAGGAAGTGCCGCCGAGCGGCTTCGAGACCGCCTTGGCCGGCCTCGCCGCGGCGCCGGCCGGCGCTTATTTTTTCCATGATCTCCACAAGCTTGGCTTCGATTCGCTGAAAGGCCTGCTCCGGCTGCGGCGGGAGGCCGCCGACCGACCGGGCCGGATCGGGCTCTTCGAGTGGAACGAGGACCGGCTGAGCCCGGAAACCCGGCGCCTGCTCGAGGCCTTGGTCGAAATGCCCGGCGGCTTCGATCTTCGGCTCAAGAACTTGAGCGAGGCGGAGAGCCGAACCTTGATCGACGAAGCGATCGGGGTCAAGGCCGCCGGCGAGCTCGCCGCGGCGCTCTTCCGTCAGACCGCCGGCAACCCCCGGATGCTGCTCGAGATCGTCCGCCGGGTTCGCGAAGCCGGCGGCTTGGAGCGGGGACACTTTTCGCGGGAATGGATCGAGCGATTGGCCGGCTGGCATTCCTTCGAAGACCTGGCCCTCGACCGCCTCGGCGCCCTGACTGGAGAGGAGCGGGAATCCCTCCTGGCCCTGGCCGCCGCCGGCGATGCCGTCGCCATGGCCGAGTTGAAAAAAATTTGCCGGGACCCCGAAGGCCTCGAAAGCCGGCTTCATCGCTTGGCCGATCGGCATTTGGTGAAAAGCGCCGGGGATGCTTGGGAGCTCGCTTTCCCGGCCCTTGCCACCGAGCTCCTCAGGCGGGCCGAAGCCGCCGAGATCGAGCGCCTCCACCAAGCCTGGTGGAAGATCCTGCCGCCCAACGCCGAGCGCCAAGTCCAGCGGCTGCGCCATGCCCTCGCCTTGGGGGACGGACCCGCCGTCGCTGCACTGGCCTTGCCCGCCGTGGAAAGCTTGAGCCGCGGCGGCCGGGCCGGCGAAGCCCTGGCCTTGGCCGAGCGAAGCCGGCCTTACATTCAAGACCCGGCCGAGCTTTCGCGGCTGCTGCGGGCCAAGGCCAATCTCCTCACCGGTCTCGACCGCTACCGCGAAGCCATCGCCGCCGCCGAGGAGGTTTTCGCTTTGGCCGCCGAGGACGAGCCGCTGCCTTTGAAGGAAGCGAAGTGCTGCCTGGTCGCCGGCATCGCCCATTTGAACCTCGGCGAAGAAGCGGCGGCGGCGCGCCGCTTTGAGCGTTGCCTCGAGCTGAAAGCCGAGAGCTCGCCCGAAATCCGTCCCCACCAGGTCCGGGCCCTTTCGCTGCTGGGCAATCTGGAATTGAAGGAGGGCCGGCTCGCTTCGGCCAAGCTCCATTTCGAGCGGGGCCTGGCAATAGCCGAGCCGAAAGGCCGGCGGCGGGCCGAGCTCTGCCGCAATTTGGCCGGGGCCTGGGCCGAGGAAAGGGCTTGGACTGAGGCCTTCGCCCGCTTGGCCGAAGCCAAGGCCCTCTACCGCGAGGAAAAGTATTTTCCGGGCGAATTCGCGGCCTGGCTCCAAGAAGGAAACCTGGCCTTGGCCCAAGGCGAGGCCGAGAAGGCTTTGGCCGCTTATCGCGAGGCCGAAAGCTTGGCTCGCTCCCAGCGCGACGATCTTTTCCTGGCCCGGGTTTGGAACAACCGGGGATCGCTGCAACGCCGGCGGCTGGCCTTGGGCGAGGCCCTCGAGGATTTCCGCCGGGCCCACGAAGTCTTGAGCGCCGCCGGCAACCTCGAGGATCTGGCCGAGCACCTGGCGGAATATGCCCGGGCCGAATTCGCCGCCGGCCGCTTCGTTCCGGCCGAGGCCAAGCTGGCGGAGCTGAGGGCCCTGGCACCGCGGATGGCCAAGGCCGAAGGCCTGGCCCGGGAAGTCGAAGCCTATGGCCGGCGGCTGCGAGAGCCGGCCCAATCGGCGGTCGCGGAGCCCATGACCGGCCCGGCCCCGGCCTGGGATCTCGAAGCGGCCCTCGCCGCGGCCGAGGGTCCCAAACTCCGCGAGCTACTGACCCGAATTTATGAATCGCTCCCGCCCCAGCTCCAAATTTCCTTCGTCGAACGCGAGGATTGGCGGCGCTGGGTTGGGGGTCAGGACAAAGGAAAGACCCCGATGGAAATCCTCCACAGCCTCTCGGCGATCAGCCGCGAGCTCTTGCGCGAAGACGACATGGAAAAGGTCCTGCAAAACTTGATGGACGCGGCGATGCGGCTGGCCCGGGCCGAGCACGGCTTCCTGCTGCTCCGCAGCGAAAGCTCCGAAGGCCCGATCGCCGGCTTCAGCGTGGTGGTGGCCCGCAACCTCGCCGCGGAAAGTCTCCAGTCGAAGGACTTCGCCTTCAGCCTTTCGGCGGTGCGCCGGGCGATGGAGGGCGGCCAAGCCGTCGTCGCCGACAACGCCCTGACCGACCCCCGCTTCCGCGAGGCCAAGAGCGTTCAGCTCCACGAGCTCAAGTCGATCCTGGCCCTGCCGATCCGCGGCCGGAGCGGCGTGCTCGGCGCTTTCTATCTCGATCACCGTTTCGAGGCCGGTCTCTTCGACGAGGGCCGGCTTAAGGCCCTCGAGGCCTTTTCCGACCAAGCCGCCCTGGCCCTGCAGAAGGGCCAAATGATCGAGGAGCTGAAGCGGGCCAATGCCCGGCTGAGCGAGCGGGTCGAGGAGCAGAGCGATCAGCTCGAGAAATTGCAGCTCGAAGTCGCCGAAAGCCGGATCAAGCTGAAGCACGAATACCGCGAGATCGTCGGCCGCTCGCCCCGAATGATCGAGGTCCTCGCGCTGCTCGACAAGATCACCGACTCCAAGATCGCGGTCTGGGTCTACGGCGAGTCCGGCACCGGCAAAGAGTCGATCGCCCGGGCCCTCCACTTCAACAGCGGCCGGGCCAAGCAGGCCTTCGTCGCCGAGAATTGCAGCGCCCTGCCCGAGACCTTGATGGAGTCGGAGCTCTTCGGCCACAAGAAGGGCGCCTTCACCCATGCCGACCGCGACAAGAAGGGCATCCTCGAATACGCCCACCGCGGCACGATCTTCCTCGACGAGATCGCCGACCTCTCGCCGGCGCTCCAGGCCAAGCTGCTGCGCTTCCTGCAGGAGGGCGAGATCCGGCCGCTCGGCTCCCATGAGGTGGTCAAGGTCGACGTCCGGGTCGTCTCGGCCAGCAACAAGAACCTCCAGGAATTGGTCGAGCAGGGGAAGTTCCGGGAGGACCTCTATTTCCGCCTGAACGGCGTGACAATTTCGCTGCCGCCGCTGCGCGAGCGCAAGGAGGACCTCCCGCTGCTGGTCGAGCACTTCTTGAAGAGGATCGCCGAGCGGGAAGGCCGTTCGCCGGCCCGCCTCGGCACCGAGGCCCTCCGCCAATTCATGAGCTATCCTTGGCCCGGCAACATCCGCGAGCTCCAGAACACCCTCGAAACCGCCGGCCTCTTCGCCGACCAAGGCCTGATCGGGCTCAAGGCCCTGGCCTTCAAGCCGGAGCTGCTCGGCAACAAGAAGGCGATGCAGAGCTTGCTCCGCAAGACCCTGGCCCGGGAGCCGCTGGACCCGGAGCTGGAGCGAATCCTGCTCGCCATCCGCGACCAGGGCTATCACAAGGGCCACGCCGCCCAAGCCCTCGGCATCTCGCGGCGCAACCTCTACACCAAGCTCGAGAAGTTCGGGGTGCCGGTTGAGATCAAGGATTTGAAGGAATTCATCGACGGGAAATTCTTCTGAGCGCCGGCGAGCGCTTAATGCCGATTGCCATCCCATCGACTTGAAAGACGGCGCTTCGCGCCGTTGGCGGGGCTAAAGCCCCTTGCTACGGGCAATTGGCGAGACAGACCGAGAAGGAGTCTTCCTGAACGTCGGCTTCTTGGAAGAGGCCGTCATCGCTCGGGGCTGTCCGCAGCGAGGCGTTGATATTGGTTTCGAGTTGGACGGCCGCGACGGTGAGATTGCCGGAGGAGGAGTCGATCAGCAGCAAGCCGCCGTTCAACAAATTGAGAAGCGTCGGCAAATCCAGCGTCGCGACCACCGTCTCGACCAGGCCGCGGATGCTCAAATCCAACCAAGTCCGTATTTTGAAGGCCAAGAAAAGGTGATTGAGATCGGGGCCGAAATCGAAGCCTTGCGGGCTGTTCACCTCGAGGTGAGCGGTTTGGTCGCTGACGAAGCGGAATTGCACGACGGTCAAGCTGCCCAGGGCGCCCAAGTCGATCGGGCTCAAGAGTCCCAGGTGGCCTTCGACGACGATCGAGTGGTCGATCAAGGGCCCGTTGACCAACGGGTCGTCCTCGGCGCCGGGCGGAATCTCATCCGCCTCCATCACTTCGAAGGAAAGGTCGAGCTTGCTGTAGGTTCCCTCCGGCACGCCGGCCACGCCCAACTCGGGCAGGGACTCGTCCACGATGACGTTGCCGTCGAGCAGGCGGAAGAGAAAATTCCCGGGATACTCGAGGCCGGCGCTGACCGCTTCGTCGAGATTGAGATCGCGGACGAACATGCGGACCTCGGTGATCTCGATTAAGGGAGTGAGGTTCAGCTGCAAGCTTTTGAGGAAAGGCCCGGGAGCCGGCAAGCTGGTGCTGGTGGCCGGGCTCATCTCCACTTCGGTGAAACCGGGTGTGGGCCGGGTGCCGGGGTTGACGCTATTGGGCGCCGAGCCCAGCGGACCGACGCCGCCGTCGGTGGAAGCATCACCCACTCCACCGGGTCCGGGGTTTCC contains these protein-coding regions:
- a CDS encoding sigma 54-interacting transcriptional regulator; the encoded protein is MPPIPLKLLGEGGMSSVYLAELEPGRPVALKLLSRVQPDQVALFEKEAALLVKLRHPAIAAIHGYLADSSPIFGKNRGPCFWMDFVEGRGLLDAAKTAAPAAILAWLRAALDALRTLHAQNLAHGDLSPRNVLITAEGRIKLLDFGLAGNFSSAARLGAGTLPYLAPERWQGKNLPASDLFSLGTLFYEAFAGKHPRASSRSLSEMLRSPARPLLEAAPRLKDGFGLAARTIDRMIQSEPQRRWTSAAEALEALSGLSDRGGTVVAEHHSIRMFGAEAAFARLVQALARWPQGSAWLWLHGIGGVGKTRFLREAAFQCALRGIPVQEVPPSGFETALAGLAAAPAGAYFFHDLHKLGFDSLKGLLRLRREAADRPGRIGLFEWNEDRLSPETRRLLEALVEMPGGFDLRLKNLSEAESRTLIDEAIGVKAAGELAAALFRQTAGNPRMLLEIVRRVREAGGLERGHFSREWIERLAGWHSFEDLALDRLGALTGEERESLLALAAAGDAVAMAELKKICRDPEGLESRLHRLADRHLVKSAGDAWELAFPALATELLRRAEAAEIERLHQAWWKILPPNAERQVQRLRHALALGDGPAVAALALPAVESLSRGGRAGEALALAERSRPYIQDPAELSRLLRAKANLLTGLDRYREAIAAAEEVFALAAEDEPLPLKEAKCCLVAGIAHLNLGEEAAAARRFERCLELKAESSPEIRPHQVRALSLLGNLELKEGRLASAKLHFERGLAIAEPKGRRRAELCRNLAGAWAEERAWTEAFARLAEAKALYREEKYFPGEFAAWLQEGNLALAQGEAEKALAAYREAESLARSQRDDLFLARVWNNRGSLQRRRLALGEALEDFRRAHEVLSAAGNLEDLAEHLAEYARAEFAAGRFVPAEAKLAELRALAPRMAKAEGLAREVEAYGRRLREPAQSAVAEPMTGPAPAWDLEAALAAAEGPKLRELLTRIYESLPPQLQISFVEREDWRRWVGGQDKGKTPMEILHSLSAISRELLREDDMEKVLQNLMDAAMRLARAEHGFLLLRSESSEGPIAGFSVVVARNLAAESLQSKDFAFSLSAVRRAMEGGQAVVADNALTDPRFREAKSVQLHELKSILALPIRGRSGVLGAFYLDHRFEAGLFDEGRLKALEAFSDQAALALQKGQMIEELKRANARLSERVEEQSDQLEKLQLEVAESRIKLKHEYREIVGRSPRMIEVLALLDKITDSKIAVWVYGESGTGKESIARALHFNSGRAKQAFVAENCSALPETLMESELFGHKKGAFTHADRDKKGILEYAHRGTIFLDEIADLSPALQAKLLRFLQEGEIRPLGSHEVVKVDVRVVSASNKNLQELVEQGKFREDLYFRLNGVTISLPPLRERKEDLPLLVEHFLKRIAEREGRSPARLGTEALRQFMSYPWPGNIRELQNTLETAGLFADQGLIGLKALAFKPELLGNKKAMQSLLRKTLAREPLDPELERILLAIRDQGYHKGHAAQALGISRRNLYTKLEKFGVPVEIKDLKEFIDGKFF